A genomic window from Methylorubrum extorquens includes:
- a CDS encoding L,D-transpeptidase family protein produces the protein MGRVWMRGALAALGVWSAAAQAAESGTPELTREAIENAAFQETPEEAKPDKASKPAKKSKKEAEAKKEAEKKPDPMLVKVQVLLDRARFSPGVIDGRDGENLRGALKAFAAAQGLPEGDKLTREVFDRLQATGKEPVVTQYTITEEDVKGPFVEQMPPKMEEQAEVGPMRYTNTREMLAERFHMQRDLLSALNPNVPLDKAGGTLVVAAVPPLGEGKVEGAPVAPKVTRIEVDKRTKRVRAFAEDGKLTADYPASIGSSEKPAPDGSAKVKAVAFDPWYTYNPKYRFKGVKATKKFSIHPGPNNPVGLVWIDLSIPSYGIHGTPEPEKVGKTESHGCIRLTNWDARDLASHTQKGAKVEFLDK, from the coding sequence ATGGGACGGGTGTGGATGCGAGGAGCGCTGGCGGCGCTCGGTGTGTGGTCGGCAGCCGCGCAGGCCGCCGAGTCCGGAACGCCCGAGTTGACCCGCGAGGCCATCGAGAACGCGGCGTTCCAAGAGACCCCGGAAGAGGCCAAGCCTGACAAGGCGTCCAAGCCGGCGAAGAAATCCAAGAAGGAAGCCGAGGCGAAGAAGGAGGCGGAGAAGAAGCCCGACCCGATGCTCGTGAAGGTGCAGGTGCTGCTCGACCGGGCCCGCTTCTCCCCCGGTGTCATAGACGGGCGCGACGGCGAGAATCTGCGCGGCGCACTCAAAGCGTTCGCTGCGGCGCAAGGGTTGCCCGAGGGCGACAAGCTGACCCGCGAGGTGTTCGACCGGCTTCAAGCGACCGGCAAGGAGCCGGTCGTGACGCAGTACACGATCACGGAGGAGGACGTGAAAGGTCCCTTCGTCGAGCAAATGCCGCCCAAGATGGAGGAGCAGGCCGAGGTCGGGCCGATGCGCTACACCAATACCCGAGAGATGCTGGCCGAGCGCTTCCACATGCAGCGCGACCTCCTCTCCGCCCTCAACCCGAACGTGCCCCTCGACAAGGCCGGCGGCACGCTGGTCGTCGCGGCCGTACCGCCGCTGGGCGAGGGCAAGGTCGAGGGTGCGCCGGTGGCCCCCAAAGTTACGCGCATCGAGGTCGACAAGCGCACGAAGCGGGTGCGCGCCTTTGCGGAGGACGGCAAGCTGACGGCGGATTACCCCGCATCGATCGGCAGTTCGGAGAAGCCGGCGCCGGATGGGTCGGCGAAGGTGAAGGCTGTCGCCTTCGATCCCTGGTACACCTACAACCCGAAATACCGCTTCAAGGGCGTCAAGGCGACGAAGAAGTTCTCGATCCATCCGGGCCCGAATAACCCGGTCGGCCTCGTCTGGATCGACCTGTCGATTCCGTCCTACGGCATTCACGGCACGCCGGAGCCGGAGAAGGTCGGCAAGACCGAGTCGCACGGCTGTATCCGCCTCACGAACTGGGACGCGCGCGACCTCGCGAGCCATACCCAGAAGGGCGCGAAGGTCGAGTTTCTGGACAAGTAA
- a CDS encoding formate--tetrahydrofolate ligase, giving the protein MPSDIEIARAATLKPIAQVAEKLGIPDEALHNYGKHIAKIDHGFIASLEGKPEGKLVLVTAISPTPAGEGKTTTTVGLGDALNRIGKKAVMCLREPSLGPCFGMKGGAAGGGKAQVVPMEQINLHFTGDFHAITSAHSLAAALIDNHIYWANELNIDVRRIHWRRVVDMNDRALRAINQSLGGVANGFPREDGFDITVASEVMAVFCLAKDLADLEERLGRIVIAETRDRKPVTLAEVKATGAMTVLLKDALQPNLVQTLEGNPALIHGGPFANIAHGCNSVIATRTGLRLADYTVTEAGFGADLGAEKFIDIKCRQTGLKPSAVVIVATVRALKMHGGVNKKDLAGENLDALEKGFANLERHVNNVRGFGLPVVVGVNHFFQDTDAEHTRLKELCRDRLQVEAITCKHWAEGGAGAEELAQAVVKLAEGEQKPLTFAYETDTKLTDKIKTIATKLYGAADIQIESKAATKLAGFEKDGYGGLPVCMAKTQYSFSTDPSLMGAPSGHLVSVRDVRLSAGAGFVVVICGEIMTMPGLPKVPAADSIRLDANGQIDGLF; this is encoded by the coding sequence ATGCCCTCAGATATCGAGATCGCCCGCGCGGCGACCCTGAAGCCGATCGCCCAGGTCGCCGAAAAGCTCGGCATCCCGGACGAGGCACTTCACAACTACGGCAAGCACATCGCCAAGATCGACCACGGCTTCATCGCCTCGCTCGAGGGTAAGCCCGAGGGCAAGCTGGTGCTCGTCACCGCGATTTCCCCGACGCCCGCGGGCGAGGGCAAGACCACGACCACGGTGGGTCTCGGCGACGCGCTCAACCGCATCGGCAAGAAGGCGGTGATGTGCCTGCGCGAGCCCTCACTCGGGCCCTGCTTCGGCATGAAGGGCGGCGCGGCGGGCGGCGGCAAGGCGCAGGTCGTGCCGATGGAGCAGATCAACCTGCACTTCACCGGTGACTTCCACGCCATCACCTCGGCGCACTCGCTCGCCGCGGCGCTGATCGACAACCACATCTACTGGGCCAACGAGCTCAACATCGACGTGCGGCGCATCCACTGGCGCCGCGTGGTCGACATGAACGACCGGGCGCTGCGCGCCATCAACCAGTCGCTCGGCGGCGTCGCCAACGGCTTTCCGCGCGAGGACGGGTTCGACATCACCGTCGCCTCCGAAGTGATGGCAGTGTTCTGCCTCGCCAAGGATCTGGCCGATCTCGAGGAGCGCCTCGGACGCATCGTCATCGCCGAGACCCGTGACCGCAAGCCGGTGACCCTGGCCGAGGTGAAGGCCACCGGCGCCATGACGGTGCTCCTGAAGGACGCGCTTCAGCCGAACCTCGTGCAGACCTTGGAGGGCAATCCGGCCCTGATCCATGGCGGCCCGTTCGCCAACATCGCCCACGGCTGCAACTCGGTGATCGCCACCCGCACCGGCCTGCGGCTCGCCGACTACACCGTCACCGAGGCCGGCTTCGGCGCGGATCTGGGTGCGGAGAAGTTCATCGACATCAAGTGCCGCCAGACCGGCCTCAAGCCGTCCGCGGTGGTGATCGTCGCGACGGTCCGTGCGCTCAAGATGCATGGCGGCGTCAACAAGAAGGATCTCGCGGGCGAGAACCTCGACGCGCTGGAGAAGGGTTTTGCCAACCTCGAGCGCCACGTGAACAACGTCCGGGGCTTCGGCCTGCCGGTGGTGGTGGGCGTGAACCACTTCTTCCAGGATACCGATGCCGAGCACACACGGCTCAAGGAGCTGTGCCGCGACCGGCTTCAGGTCGAGGCGATCACCTGCAAGCACTGGGCGGAGGGTGGTGCCGGCGCCGAGGAGCTGGCGCAGGCCGTGGTGAAGCTCGCCGAGGGCGAGCAGAAGCCGCTGACCTTCGCCTACGAGACCGACACGAAGCTGACCGACAAGATCAAGACGATCGCGACCAAGCTCTACGGCGCGGCCGACATCCAGATCGAGTCGAAGGCCGCCACCAAGCTCGCCGGCTTCGAGAAGGACGGTTACGGCGGGCTGCCGGTCTGCATGGCCAAGACGCAGTACTCGTTCTCGACCGATCCGAGCCTGATGGGTGCGCCCTCGGGCCACCTCGTCTCGGTGCGCGACGTGCGCCTCTCGGCGGGCGCCGGCTTCGTCGTGGTGATCTGCGGTGAGATCATGACCATGCCGGGCCTGCCCAAGGTGCCGGCGGCGGACAGCATCCGGCTCGACGCCAACGGGCAGATCGACGGGCTGTTCTAG
- a CDS encoding response regulator — translation MSVDSNEDRLSGARVLVVEDEAAISMLLEDMLLDFGCEIVGPAARLATALEMARSESFTVAILDVNVAGEPIYPVAEAIAERNLPIVFSTGYGGAGIREPFRDRLVVQKPFSQADLKRTLAAAIAAAEG, via the coding sequence GTGAGTGTGGATTCGAACGAGGATCGTCTGTCCGGCGCGCGGGTGCTGGTTGTCGAGGACGAAGCGGCGATCTCGATGCTTCTCGAGGATATGCTGCTCGATTTCGGCTGTGAGATCGTCGGGCCGGCGGCCCGGCTCGCGACTGCCCTGGAGATGGCCCGAAGCGAGAGCTTCACGGTCGCCATCCTCGATGTGAACGTCGCGGGTGAGCCGATCTACCCGGTGGCCGAGGCCATCGCCGAGCGCAACCTGCCCATCGTGTTCTCGACCGGTTATGGCGGCGCGGGCATCCGCGAGCCGTTCCGCGACCGGCTGGTGGTGCAGAAGCCGTTCAGCCAAGCCGACCTCAAACGCACCCTCGCCGCGGCCATCGCTGCCGCCGAGGGCTGA
- a CDS encoding ABC transporter permease, with translation MNRLAPALGPLALGLALAAASHPALAGLIVASGRPLTIGHMVELALNHLTLAATGLVLVAALGIGLGLIATRPRFAALRTGIDTLVAFAQAVPPVVVVALALPVLGFGGPPTLLALTAYGIMPTLRGTVGALDAVTAEARESAQAVGLTPAQILIHIELPLAAAGLVDTLRTALILAVSVTAVGALAGASTLGTPIVAGLQNQNIAAMLQGALATAALAFLGDALLLAIGARVRPPGGRTAG, from the coding sequence ATGAACCGGTTGGCCCCGGCCCTTGGACCGCTCGCGCTCGGTCTTGCGCTGGCCGCGGCGAGCCATCCGGCCTTGGCTGGTCTGATCGTCGCAAGCGGCCGGCCCCTGACCATCGGCCACATGGTCGAGTTGGCGTTGAACCACCTCACCCTGGCTGCGACCGGGCTCGTCCTGGTCGCCGCACTCGGAATCGGGCTCGGCCTGATCGCCACAAGGCCGCGCTTCGCGGCGCTCCGCACCGGCATCGACACGCTCGTTGCCTTCGCCCAGGCGGTGCCGCCGGTGGTCGTCGTCGCACTGGCCCTGCCGGTGCTCGGCTTCGGCGGGCCGCCGACCCTGCTGGCGCTCACCGCCTACGGCATCATGCCAACACTGCGTGGCACGGTCGGAGCGCTCGACGCCGTGACCGCCGAGGCTCGGGAATCGGCCCAGGCCGTCGGCCTCACCCCGGCGCAGATCCTCATCCACATCGAACTGCCGCTCGCCGCCGCGGGCCTCGTGGACACGTTGCGCACCGCGCTGATCCTCGCCGTCTCCGTCACCGCCGTCGGAGCGCTCGCCGGGGCCTCGACGCTGGGCACGCCGATCGTCGCCGGGCTCCAGAACCAGAACATCGCGGCGATGCTCCAGGGTGCGCTGGCAACCGCGGCGCTGGCCTTCCTCGGCGATGCGCTGCTGCTCGCGATCGGCGCCAGGGTACGGCCGCCCGGAGGACGAACGGCCGGTTGA
- a CDS encoding M3 family metallopeptidase — MTADTARDLSEGTEPGRGGADANPFDVSDWATPFGLPDFAAIRPEHYVPAFAQALKAHEAEIAAIAGSEERPTFANTVAAMERAGAALDRVANVFFNLTGSNTSPKLQAIERAVAPQLARHSSAITLNPQLWARLSAVEADAEELGTEERRVLDRYRSRFRRAGAGLAPDAKARIAEIAIRLAELGTQFAQNVLADERDFILPLNGEADLAGLPPFLRDAAAEAAKERGGGKSHVITLSRSLIEPFLVFSTRRDLRALAYAAWTHRGENGGETDNRAIIAEIVRLRAERARLLGFDSFAHLKLDDTMAGSPDAAMELLRNVWKPALQRAAAEREGLQALVRADGHDFALEAHDWRHYSEKLRRAEHDLDESEIKPYLPLEGMIRAAFDTASRLFGLAFEELRDVPRYHPDVRTWLVRDADGSEVGLFLGDYFARPSKRSGAWMSAFRSQERLNGDIRPIIVNVMNFARAPRGEPTLLSFDDARTLFHEFGHALHGLLSDVTYPLLSGTAVSRDFVELPSQLYEHWLQQPEVLRTHARHVTTGEPMPDALLERLLAAANFNQGFATIEYAASAIVDMTLHLSAAGEDGLDVVAFETDALRRIAMPSEIAARHRAPHFAHIFSGDGYAAGYYSYLWSEVLDADAFDAFREAGDIFHPETAQRLRRMIYGAGNLRDAREAYTAFRGRLPSIEPLLKKRGLAA, encoded by the coding sequence ATGACCGCCGACACCGCACGCGACCTTTCTGAGGGTACGGAGCCCGGCCGTGGCGGTGCGGACGCCAACCCGTTCGACGTGTCGGACTGGGCGACCCCCTTCGGTCTTCCGGATTTCGCGGCGATCCGGCCCGAGCATTACGTGCCGGCCTTCGCACAGGCCCTGAAGGCGCATGAGGCCGAGATCGCGGCGATTGCGGGGAGCGAGGAACGACCGACCTTCGCCAACACGGTCGCGGCGATGGAGCGCGCGGGCGCAGCACTCGACCGCGTGGCCAACGTGTTCTTCAACCTCACCGGCAGCAACACCAGCCCCAAGCTTCAGGCCATCGAGCGGGCGGTCGCGCCGCAGCTCGCGCGGCATTCGAGCGCCATCACCCTGAATCCGCAGCTCTGGGCCCGGCTCTCGGCCGTTGAAGCCGATGCCGAAGAGTTAGGGACGGAAGAGCGCCGCGTGCTCGACCGCTACCGCAGCCGGTTCCGCCGGGCCGGCGCCGGCCTTGCCCCGGACGCCAAGGCCCGCATCGCCGAGATCGCGATCCGGCTGGCCGAACTCGGGACGCAATTCGCCCAGAACGTGCTCGCCGACGAGCGCGACTTCATCCTGCCGCTGAACGGCGAGGCGGATCTCGCCGGCCTGCCGCCCTTCCTGCGCGATGCCGCCGCGGAGGCCGCCAAAGAGCGCGGCGGCGGTAAGAGCCACGTCATCACCCTCTCGCGCTCGCTGATCGAGCCCTTCCTCGTCTTCTCGACCCGCCGCGACCTGCGGGCGCTGGCCTACGCGGCCTGGACCCACCGCGGCGAAAACGGCGGCGAGACCGACAACCGTGCCATCATCGCCGAGATCGTGCGCCTGCGGGCCGAACGCGCCCGGCTGCTCGGCTTCGACAGCTTCGCCCATCTCAAGCTCGACGACACCATGGCCGGCTCCCCCGACGCGGCGATGGAGCTTCTGCGCAACGTCTGGAAGCCGGCACTCCAGCGCGCGGCGGCCGAACGCGAAGGGCTCCAGGCCCTGGTTCGGGCCGACGGGCACGACTTCGCCCTCGAAGCGCATGACTGGCGGCACTATTCCGAAAAGCTGCGGCGGGCCGAGCACGACCTCGACGAATCCGAGATCAAGCCGTACCTGCCGCTGGAAGGCATGATCCGGGCGGCGTTCGACACCGCATCGAGGCTGTTCGGGCTCGCCTTCGAGGAGTTGCGCGACGTGCCGCGCTATCACCCGGACGTGCGCACCTGGCTTGTGCGCGACGCTGACGGCTCCGAGGTCGGCCTGTTCCTCGGCGATTACTTCGCGAGACCCTCGAAGCGCTCAGGTGCGTGGATGAGCGCCTTCCGCTCGCAGGAGCGGCTGAACGGCGACATCCGGCCGATCATCGTCAACGTGATGAACTTCGCCCGCGCCCCGCGGGGCGAGCCGACGCTGCTCTCCTTCGACGACGCCCGCACGCTGTTCCACGAATTCGGCCACGCCCTGCACGGGCTTCTTTCCGACGTCACCTATCCGCTGCTGTCCGGCACCGCGGTCTCGCGCGACTTCGTGGAACTGCCCTCGCAGCTCTACGAACACTGGCTGCAGCAGCCGGAGGTGCTGCGCACCCATGCCCGCCATGTGACCACCGGCGAGCCGATGCCCGATGCGCTGCTCGAACGTCTGCTCGCGGCGGCGAACTTCAACCAGGGCTTCGCGACGATCGAGTATGCGGCCTCGGCCATCGTCGACATGACGCTGCATCTCTCCGCGGCCGGAGAGGACGGGCTCGACGTCGTCGCGTTCGAGACGGACGCCCTGCGCCGTATCGCCATGCCGTCGGAGATCGCGGCGCGGCACCGTGCGCCGCACTTCGCGCACATCTTCTCCGGCGACGGTTATGCCGCCGGCTATTACAGCTATCTCTGGTCGGAGGTGCTCGACGCCGACGCCTTCGACGCCTTCCGCGAGGCGGGCGACATCTTCCATCCGGAGACGGCGCAGCGGCTGCGCCGCATGATCTACGGTGCGGGCAACCTGCGCGACGCGCGCGAGGCCTATACGGCGTTCCGGGGACGGCTGCCGAGCATCGAGCCGCTGCTGAAGAAGCGCGGGCTGGCGGCATAA
- a CDS encoding ABC transporter permease subunit — MTARLLAGLAAAALFPAMFAWLPLLHLAPNRLVTGAPIAASAALGTGLWLIAALAAGGLGLLAAGRGGRSAGLAGLACLGALALLLTGLGAGAADLTAGQPFATRARLASGAWTGGIALVCALPFAARRARLPGGGVVAGAAVLALIGGLWSAGRLDALSLVVEARARSDALGGAIRDHLVLALGALVLAAGLTGGLALWRRGRGAVELTVSGLQVVPAVALLGGLVAALSALLTAAPALRGYGFSALGTGPALIGIAAYLLLPLWRGLQAARRATGPDRVDAARALGLTPGQILTTIRLPLGAPALIGGLRVATVQALGLATLGALVGAGGLGTLVFDGMAQFAPDLILLGALPILALSLAAEGALGRLEAILRRRWPR, encoded by the coding sequence GTGACGGCCCGCCTCCTCGCCGGTCTCGCCGCGGCGGCCCTATTCCCGGCCATGTTCGCTTGGCTTCCCCTACTGCACCTCGCACCGAACCGGCTGGTGACCGGCGCGCCCATCGCTGCCTCGGCGGCGCTCGGCACCGGGCTCTGGCTCATCGCCGCCCTCGCTGCCGGGGGCCTCGGCTTGCTCGCGGCGGGCCGGGGAGGCAGGAGCGCCGGGCTCGCCGGGCTCGCCTGCCTCGGCGCCCTGGCTCTGCTGCTAACGGGGCTCGGCGCCGGCGCCGCGGACCTGACCGCCGGCCAGCCATTCGCGACGCGGGCACGCCTCGCCTCCGGCGCCTGGACCGGCGGGATCGCGCTCGTCTGCGCCCTGCCCTTCGCCGCGCGGCGCGCCCGCCTGCCCGGCGGCGGTGTCGTGGCGGGGGCTGCCGTCCTGGCGCTGATCGGGGGCCTGTGGAGCGCCGGTCGCCTCGACGCGCTCTCGCTCGTCGTCGAGGCGCGCGCCCGGTCCGATGCCCTTGGCGGTGCCATCCGCGATCATCTCGTCCTCGCCCTCGGCGCCCTGGTGCTGGCCGCGGGCCTCACCGGCGGGCTCGCGCTGTGGCGTCGCGGGCGCGGGGCGGTCGAACTCACGGTCAGCGGCTTGCAGGTCGTGCCGGCGGTCGCCTTGCTGGGCGGCCTCGTCGCCGCCCTCTCGGCGCTTCTCACGGCCGCTCCAGCCCTGCGTGGCTACGGCTTCTCAGCGCTCGGCACCGGGCCGGCCCTGATCGGCATCGCGGCCTACCTGCTCCTCCCGCTCTGGCGCGGGCTTCAAGCGGCGCGGCGCGCCACCGGTCCCGACCGCGTCGATGCCGCGCGGGCGCTGGGGCTCACGCCGGGCCAAATCCTGACGACCATCCGCCTGCCGCTCGGTGCCCCGGCCCTCATCGGCGGCCTGCGGGTCGCCACGGTCCAGGCGCTCGGTCTCGCGACCCTGGGGGCGCTGGTCGGAGCGGGCGGGCTCGGTACGCTCGTCTTCGACGGCATGGCGCAATTCGCGCCGGACCTGATCCTGCTCGGGGCTCTGCCCATCCTCGCGCTCTCCCTCGCCGCCGAGGGGGCGCTCGGCAGGTTGGAAGCGATCTTGCGCCGACGGTGGCCGCGATGA
- a CDS encoding extensin-like domain-containing protein, which produces MKPSTLASLLACLVAAGLALPPGPAWSDPAKPPPATVPLPPPQPPARPDDLVPPAPQVTPLPPERPPELATGPDKGAVAKPDEPPKETKNATDTKDAPAALPEAPLPPARPPELSGEAALALKVSAPDDTACLRRLERLGARFEAASPLGNGQCSAPHPLTITALADGVALEPAATLTCRAAEALARWTTEVQVAAQKEFGEGLKSLALGGTYVCRGQNHDTDAKLSEHSFANAIDVMGYGFTKRASLKVTAAPDGTPEAAFLASVRAGACGFFRTVLGPGSDAAHGNHLHLDMRERAAGHRLCQ; this is translated from the coding sequence ATGAAGCCTTCCACCCTCGCTTCCCTTCTGGCGTGCCTCGTCGCTGCCGGGCTGGCCCTTCCGCCGGGCCCGGCATGGTCCGATCCGGCCAAGCCGCCTCCCGCGACGGTGCCGCTGCCGCCGCCCCAGCCGCCGGCGCGCCCGGATGACCTCGTGCCGCCCGCGCCGCAGGTGACACCGCTGCCGCCGGAGCGCCCGCCGGAGCTTGCCACCGGCCCGGACAAGGGCGCCGTGGCGAAGCCGGACGAGCCGCCCAAGGAAACGAAGAACGCGACCGACACGAAGGACGCGCCTGCTGCCTTGCCGGAGGCGCCGCTGCCGCCCGCTCGGCCGCCGGAGCTTTCGGGCGAGGCGGCGCTCGCTCTCAAGGTCTCGGCGCCCGACGACACCGCCTGCCTGCGCCGGCTGGAGCGGCTCGGGGCGCGCTTCGAAGCGGCGTCGCCGCTCGGCAACGGCCAGTGCAGCGCGCCGCATCCGCTTACGATCACGGCACTCGCCGACGGCGTCGCACTGGAGCCGGCGGCCACCCTGACCTGCCGGGCCGCGGAGGCGCTGGCGCGCTGGACCACGGAGGTGCAGGTCGCGGCTCAGAAGGAGTTCGGCGAGGGCCTGAAGAGTCTCGCGCTCGGCGGGACCTATGTCTGCCGCGGGCAGAATCACGATACCGACGCCAAGCTCAGCGAGCACAGCTTCGCCAACGCCATCGACGTGATGGGGTACGGTTTCACCAAGCGCGCGAGCCTCAAGGTGACGGCCGCGCCGGATGGCACGCCGGAGGCGGCGTTTCTGGCATCCGTGCGCGCCGGCGCCTGCGGCTTCTTCCGCACGGTGCTGGGGCCGGGCAGCGACGCCGCCCACGGCAACCACCTGCATCTCGACATGCGCGAGCGTGCGGCCGGGCACCGTCTCTGCCAGTAG
- a CDS encoding ABC transporter substrate-binding protein has translation MSRRGLIAAAAMLPLRARAEPARPIVIGSKSDTEGALLGNLIFLVLEGLGLRVERRLGLGPTLIVRSALLAGEIDLYPEYTGNVAFFSGTETDPAWKTAAEAYGLALRLDAAHGLVWLGRAPANNTWLIAVQGRLARERGLATMSDFAGAVRDDLIRLAASTEFVESPAALPSFESAYGFSLPLSRIVSLPGGDTAVTARAAAEGISGINAGMVYGTDGALAALDLAVMSDPKGAQIVYEPAPVIRAATLERHPQIRDALDAIFARLDADTLRRLNAAITVEGRTAGAVAKAWLAEAANRP, from the coding sequence GTGAGTCGGCGTGGCCTTATCGCCGCCGCCGCGATGCTTCCGCTCCGAGCCCGTGCCGAGCCGGCTCGTCCGATCGTGATCGGCTCGAAGAGCGATACCGAGGGCGCGCTTCTGGGAAACCTGATTTTCTTGGTACTTGAGGGTCTTGGCCTGCGGGTGGAGCGCCGCCTCGGGCTCGGGCCGACGCTCATCGTCCGCTCGGCCCTGCTCGCCGGAGAGATCGACCTGTATCCCGAGTATACCGGCAACGTGGCCTTCTTCTCCGGCACCGAGACCGATCCCGCGTGGAAGACTGCCGCTGAAGCTTATGGCCTTGCCCTGCGGCTCGACGCCGCGCACGGGCTGGTCTGGCTCGGCCGGGCGCCGGCCAACAACACGTGGCTGATTGCAGTGCAGGGCCGCCTCGCCCGTGAGCGGGGGCTCGCCACCATGTCGGATTTCGCGGGCGCCGTCCGCGACGACCTGATCCGGCTTGCCGCCTCGACGGAGTTCGTAGAAAGCCCGGCCGCCCTGCCCTCCTTCGAATCCGCCTACGGCTTCTCCCTGCCGCTCTCGCGCATCGTCAGCCTGCCGGGCGGCGACACGGCGGTGACCGCCCGCGCTGCGGCGGAAGGCATCAGCGGAATCAATGCCGGCATGGTCTACGGCACGGATGGAGCGCTGGCCGCTCTTGATCTGGCCGTGATGAGCGATCCCAAGGGGGCGCAGATCGTCTACGAACCCGCCCCCGTGATCCGCGCCGCGACGCTCGAACGCCATCCGCAGATCCGCGACGCCCTCGACGCGATCTTCGCGCGTCTCGACGCCGATACGCTGCGGCGGCTCAACGCGGCGATCACAGTGGAGGGGCGCACCGCCGGGGCGGTAGCGAAAGCGTGGCTGGCCGAAGCGGCAAACCGCCCGTGA
- the rsmI gene encoding 16S rRNA (cytidine(1402)-2'-O)-methyltransferase — MTQRLDKRPEGAPRSPATFTAFGLAAEAESLAPGLYVVATPIGNLRDVSFRALATLAAADAVLAEDTRVTRTLLMHYGITTPLLSYHEHSNEAVRERMVMRLKAGETLALVSDAGTPLVSDPGFKLVQAAIAAGIPVTPIPGPSAVMTAIVAAGLPTDRFFFEGFLPQKSGARRNRLEALAGIPGTLVVFESPHRLPEMLADAAATLGPERPAAVARELTKLYETIRRDSLGGLAEAFAQEGPPKGEVVVVIGTAPEDAAPREADTGLDARIEAALARHSIKDAAALVADETGQPKRVVYARALALARRADDETSA; from the coding sequence ATGACACAGCGACTCGACAAGCGCCCCGAAGGGGCCCCCCGCAGCCCCGCGACCTTCACGGCCTTCGGCCTCGCCGCCGAAGCCGAGTCCCTGGCGCCGGGGCTCTACGTGGTGGCGACCCCCATCGGCAACCTGCGGGACGTCTCGTTCCGCGCGCTCGCAACACTCGCCGCCGCCGATGCCGTGCTCGCCGAGGACACCCGCGTCACCCGCACCCTGCTGATGCATTACGGGATTACCACACCGCTTCTCTCCTACCACGAGCATTCCAACGAGGCGGTGCGCGAGCGGATGGTGATGCGCCTGAAAGCCGGCGAGACCCTGGCGCTGGTCTCCGATGCCGGCACGCCGCTGGTCTCGGACCCAGGCTTCAAGCTGGTTCAGGCGGCGATTGCCGCCGGCATCCCGGTGACGCCGATCCCCGGCCCGTCCGCGGTGATGACCGCCATCGTCGCCGCCGGCCTGCCGACCGACCGGTTCTTCTTCGAGGGGTTCCTGCCCCAGAAATCGGGCGCCCGCCGCAACCGGCTGGAGGCGCTCGCCGGGATTCCCGGCACGCTGGTGGTGTTCGAATCCCCCCATCGCCTCCCCGAGATGCTGGCAGACGCCGCCGCCACCCTCGGGCCGGAGCGGCCGGCGGCGGTGGCCCGCGAATTGACCAAGCTCTATGAGACGATCCGCCGCGACAGCCTCGGCGGCCTGGCCGAGGCCTTCGCCCAGGAGGGCCCGCCCAAGGGCGAGGTGGTGGTCGTGATCGGCACCGCACCCGAGGACGCCGCCCCGCGCGAAGCCGATACGGGGCTCGACGCCCGGATCGAGGCGGCGCTCGCCCGCCACTCGATCAAGGATGCGGCGGCCCTCGTCGCCGACGAGACCGGCCAGCCCAAGCGCGTCGTCTATGCCCGCGCTCTGGCGCTCGCCCGCCGAGCGGACGATGAGACCTCCGCCTGA